The DNA region CGGCGCGCACGGCCTGTTCCGTCCGCCCGCGGAAGGTCTGAGCGGCGATGGACTGCACCGTGGCCAGGGTGTTCTTCACCCGGTGGTTCAGCTCGTTGATCAGCAGGCGCTGGCGCTCGGCCGCCGCCTTCTCCTCGCTGATGTCGCGGACCTCGATGATCGTGCCGATGATGTTCGTGGCATCGTCGTGGATCGGGCTGGCGGTGAAGCCGACCGGGAAGAAATGTCCGTCCCGGTGGACGAAGACCTCCTCGCCACGCTCCTGGTTGTTCTCGGGGAAGGCGCGGTCGATGGCGCATTCGGCCAGCGGGAACGGCCGACCGTCCGGGTAGGTGTGGTGCACGATGTCGTGCAGCGGGCAGTCGCGCGCCAGGACCTCTGCGAGCGTCCAGCCGGTGAGCGCCTCGGCGGCGCGGTTCATGTAGATGCAGTGCTGGCGGTCATCCATCAGGAAGATGGAGACGGAGGCGTTGTTCAGGACCGCGTTGAGGCGGCGCTCGGTCTCGAAGAGCTGCCCGCTCCCCCGCCGCAGGCTCACCAGGGGCGCATTGGCGGCGGCTCTCGACTGCAGCGGCTGCCGGGAGTTCGGCACGGGCACGACCTTTCGCACGTATCGGCCCGGCACCCTGTGTGCGGGTCCGGGGAGTGGGGGAGCCGGGCACGCCGGAGGGCATCCGCGACGTGCGCCGGACACGGAGGTTCGAATGCACCTTTTTTTCGTCCGGTGGTTCCACCCCCTGGGCGAGGCCGGCCCTGCTCGGGCGACGGTCCGTGGCGGGCGGGTTCCGACCTGCGGACCTGCGCCGGTCGGGATGGCCTCGATGCCTACCCCGCCGCCTTTCGTCCTGGCCGGGATGCCGCGACGTTCCGCGCCTCACGTCGTCCCGGAACGTCGCCCGGCCGTTGCAGCTTATAGGGCATCCCCACATATCACGAGATGTCGAATGCGTAAGATCGCACTCGCCTCCACGGCCTTGTTCGGCCTGGGTCTGCTGGCATCGGCGCCCGCCGAAGCACGCGGTTGGGGTTACGGCAGCGGCTACGGTTATGGCCATGGCGGCTACGGTTACGGCGGCGGATATCGCGGCATCGGGTTCCGGGGCGGCTACGGCGGCTACGGACGCGGTTACGGCTATCGCGGTTACGGCTATCGCCGCGGCATCGGCTCC from Methylobacterium sp. NMS14P includes:
- a CDS encoding sensor histidine kinase, with the protein product MPNSRQPLQSRAAANAPLVSLRRGSGQLFETERRLNAVLNNASVSIFLMDDRQHCIYMNRAAEALTGWTLAEVLARDCPLHDIVHHTYPDGRPFPLAECAIDRAFPENNQERGEEVFVHRDGHFFPVGFTASPIHDDATNIIGTIIEVRDISEEKAAAERQRLLINELNHRVKNTLATVQSIAAQTFRGRTEQAVRAVFDARMAALSNAHNVLVEDNWESASLLQVIERALAPHLLAEVNVNRFRLQGPDARLHPKVAVTLAMALHELMTNAAKYGALSVPEGQVAVTWSSHDGDEGRQQFDLLWEERDGPPVTPPARKGFGSRLIERQLPMEFDGSAVIDYAPAGVTCRLEIPLTTLGWVGQEAVEGRGNP